In Microbacterium foliorum, the following proteins share a genomic window:
- a CDS encoding Lrp/AsnC family transcriptional regulator, with translation MTSSKKHPPLDDVAKTIIELLQEDGRRSYSDIGREVGLSEAAVRQRVQRLTESGVMQIVAVTDPMQLGFARQAMIGIRVSGDTRVVAEAIAEIAAIDYVVITVGSFDILAEVVCEDDEDLLALINDHIRPIDGVLSTETFIYAKLQKQLYNWGTR, from the coding sequence ATGACGTCCTCGAAGAAGCACCCCCCGTTGGATGATGTCGCCAAGACGATCATCGAGCTGCTGCAGGAGGACGGGCGACGCTCGTACTCCGACATCGGCAGAGAGGTCGGCCTGAGCGAGGCAGCCGTGCGCCAGCGCGTGCAGCGTCTCACCGAGTCCGGCGTGATGCAGATCGTCGCGGTGACCGATCCGATGCAGCTGGGCTTCGCCCGGCAGGCCATGATCGGCATCCGCGTCTCGGGCGACACTCGCGTGGTCGCCGAGGCGATCGCCGAGATCGCCGCGATCGACTACGTGGTGATCACGGTCGGCTCATTCGACATCCTCGCCGAGGTCGTCTGCGAGGACGACGAAGACCTCCTCGCCCTCATCAACGACCACATCCGCCCGATCGACGGGGTGCTGTCGACCGAGACCTTCATCTACGCCAAGCTGCAGAAGCAGCTCTACAACTGGGGGACCAGATGA
- a CDS encoding alpha/beta fold hydrolase: MPAPLTLPRISWGEPTSDRRVLLVHGLGSSAALMWRVGTALADAGWHATAVDLRGHGDAPRALDYSVAAYAADLVATEPDGGGSWDAVIGHSLGGAAGTAAAASAPEWTRRLVLLDPAILVDGRDAAIVRRSQERAFADNRVELVQQEHPHWHPQDWELKVDAVHRASAWAVEQTSAQNTPWDVTADAARLTVPTHVIASDPAVYSIFTGDVAAAVLASNPLVTMSVVEGAGHSLHRDKPEETVRQLREALA; the protein is encoded by the coding sequence ATGCCCGCACCGCTCACGCTGCCTCGCATCTCCTGGGGTGAACCGACGTCAGACCGCCGGGTGCTCCTCGTGCACGGCCTCGGCTCGTCCGCCGCTCTCATGTGGCGAGTGGGCACGGCCCTCGCCGACGCCGGATGGCATGCGACCGCCGTCGATCTGCGCGGCCACGGCGACGCCCCGCGGGCCCTCGACTACTCGGTCGCCGCCTACGCGGCAGATCTCGTCGCGACCGAACCCGACGGCGGCGGCTCGTGGGATGCCGTGATCGGCCACTCGCTCGGCGGCGCTGCCGGCACGGCGGCCGCAGCATCCGCTCCCGAGTGGACCCGCCGCCTGGTGCTGCTCGACCCGGCGATCCTGGTCGACGGCCGCGATGCCGCGATCGTGCGCCGGAGCCAGGAGCGCGCCTTCGCCGACAACAGGGTCGAGCTGGTGCAGCAGGAGCATCCGCACTGGCATCCGCAGGACTGGGAGCTCAAGGTCGATGCCGTGCACCGGGCGAGCGCGTGGGCCGTCGAGCAGACGAGTGCGCAGAACACTCCCTGGGATGTCACGGCGGATGCCGCGCGACTGACCGTCCCCACCCATGTGATCGCGTCGGATCCCGCGGTCTACAGCATCTTCACCGGCGATGTCGCCGCCGCGGTTCTCGCCTCGAACCCCCTCGTCACGATGTCGGTCGTCGAGGGAGCCGGGCATTCACTGCACCGCGACAAGCCCGAAGAGACCGTCCGACAGCTGAGAGAGGCCCTCGCGTGA
- a CDS encoding aspartate aminotransferase family protein produces the protein MTNFTDRHGASHSLPAPEAEAQVRADDRGHVFHSWSAQGLIDPLPVAAGEGSTFWDYAGNAYLDFSSQLVNLNLGHQHPDLVAAIQQQAGRLSTIQPAMANDVRGELARLIVEVAPEGFEKVFFTNGGAEANEYAVRMARQSTGRHKVLSMYRSYHGSTSTAISLTGDPRRWANGTPDAGAVRFFGPYLYRSPFHAETPEQESERALAHLEQTIQLEGPATIAAIIIETVVGTNGVLVPPPGYLQGVRELCDRYGIVYIADEVMVGFGRLGEWFGIDAYDGRPDLITFAKGVNSGYVPLGGVVISERIARAFDTTPFAGGLTYSGHPLACAAGVATFEVFRRDGILERVRDLGERIVEPTLRRWVDTHPSVGEVRGRGLFWAVELVRDKQTREPLVPFNASGADAAPVAAFAAAAKKAGVWPFTHFNRMHVAPPLVISEDDLVRGLTVLDEALAVADEAATS, from the coding sequence ATGACGAACTTCACCGACCGCCATGGCGCATCGCATTCGCTTCCCGCCCCCGAGGCCGAGGCGCAGGTGCGGGCGGATGACCGTGGCCACGTCTTCCATTCCTGGAGCGCGCAGGGTCTGATCGATCCGCTTCCTGTCGCCGCGGGCGAGGGCTCGACGTTCTGGGACTACGCCGGCAACGCGTACCTCGACTTCTCGAGCCAGCTCGTGAACCTGAACCTCGGGCACCAGCATCCTGATCTCGTGGCGGCGATCCAGCAGCAGGCCGGTCGCCTCTCGACGATCCAGCCGGCCATGGCCAACGACGTGCGGGGCGAGCTCGCCCGGCTCATCGTCGAGGTCGCGCCCGAAGGCTTCGAGAAGGTGTTCTTCACGAACGGCGGCGCCGAGGCCAACGAGTACGCGGTGCGCATGGCCCGCCAGTCGACCGGTCGGCACAAGGTGCTCTCGATGTACCGCAGCTACCACGGCTCCACGTCGACCGCCATCTCGCTGACGGGCGATCCTCGCCGGTGGGCCAACGGCACCCCCGACGCGGGCGCCGTGCGCTTCTTCGGGCCGTACCTCTACCGCTCGCCGTTCCACGCCGAGACGCCGGAGCAGGAGTCCGAGCGCGCGCTCGCCCACCTCGAGCAGACGATCCAGCTCGAGGGACCCGCGACGATCGCCGCGATCATCATCGAGACCGTCGTCGGCACGAACGGCGTGCTCGTGCCGCCGCCCGGCTACCTGCAGGGCGTGCGCGAGCTGTGCGATCGCTACGGCATCGTCTACATCGCCGACGAGGTCATGGTCGGCTTCGGCCGCCTCGGCGAGTGGTTCGGCATCGATGCCTACGACGGTCGCCCCGACCTCATCACCTTCGCCAAGGGTGTGAACTCGGGGTACGTGCCGCTCGGCGGCGTCGTGATCTCCGAGCGCATCGCGCGCGCCTTCGACACCACGCCGTTCGCCGGCGGCCTCACGTACTCGGGCCACCCGCTCGCGTGCGCCGCCGGTGTCGCGACCTTCGAGGTGTTCCGCCGCGACGGCATCCTCGAGCGCGTGCGCGACCTCGGCGAGCGCATCGTCGAACCCACCCTGCGCCGCTGGGTCGACACCCACCCGAGCGTCGGAGAGGTGCGGGGTCGCGGTCTGTTCTGGGCCGTCGAGCTCGTGCGCGACAAGCAGACGCGCGAGCCGCTGGTGCCGTTCAACGCGAGCGGAGCGGATGCTGCGCCTGTCGCCGCGTTCGCCGCCGCCGCGAAGAAGGCCGGCGTCTGGCCGTTCACGCACTTCAACCGCATGCACGTGGCGCCGCCGCTCGTGATCAGCGAGGACGATCTGGTGCGCGGTCTCACCGTGCTCGACGAGGCTCTCGCCGTCGCCGACGAGGCAGCCACGAGCTGA
- a CDS encoding CoA-acylating methylmalonate-semialdehyde dehydrogenase: protein MDIVRHIINGAETAEAARTGQVFDPATGQVTKQVAFASTAEVDQAIAAAASALPAWRETSLIKRADVFFRLRQLLKERTPELAAIVTSEHGKVLSDAAGEVSRGIENVEFAAGLVHLLKGERSEQVSRGVDVHSVKQPVGVVAAITPFNFPVMVPLWMVASAIACGNTVVLKPSEKDPSASVWLAKLFQEAGLPDGVLNVVHGDKEAVDALLESPRVNAISFVGSTPIARSIYQRASAAGKRVQALGGAKNHMVVMPDADIDAAADAAVSAAYGSAGERCMAVSVLVAVGDIADDLVAAIASRIEGLTIGAGTDAASEMGPLITREHRDRVASYVTGAAAEGATVVVDGTTTQFDSEGFFIGVSLIDQVAPGMKVYDDEIFGPVLSVVRVETYAEAVELVNANAYGNGTAIFTRDGGTARQYEFDIEVGMVGVNVPIPVPIGAYSFGGWKDSLFGDSHIYGPESVHFYTRSKVVTTRWPDHTPSQIDLGFPSNH from the coding sequence GTGGACATCGTCCGTCACATCATCAATGGAGCAGAGACCGCCGAGGCGGCGCGCACGGGTCAGGTCTTCGACCCCGCCACCGGACAGGTGACCAAGCAGGTCGCCTTCGCCTCGACGGCCGAGGTCGATCAGGCGATCGCCGCCGCGGCATCCGCTCTGCCCGCGTGGCGCGAGACGAGCCTCATCAAGCGCGCCGACGTGTTCTTCCGCCTACGTCAGCTGCTCAAGGAGCGCACGCCCGAGCTCGCCGCGATCGTCACGTCGGAGCACGGCAAGGTGCTCTCGGATGCCGCGGGCGAGGTCTCGCGCGGCATCGAGAACGTCGAGTTCGCCGCCGGTCTCGTGCACCTGCTCAAGGGTGAGCGCAGCGAGCAGGTGTCGCGCGGCGTCGACGTGCACTCGGTCAAGCAGCCCGTCGGCGTGGTCGCCGCGATCACCCCGTTCAACTTCCCGGTGATGGTGCCGCTGTGGATGGTCGCGTCGGCGATCGCGTGCGGCAACACCGTGGTGCTCAAGCCCAGTGAGAAGGATCCGTCGGCCTCGGTCTGGCTCGCGAAGCTCTTCCAGGAGGCGGGCCTTCCCGACGGCGTGCTCAATGTCGTGCACGGCGACAAGGAAGCCGTCGATGCGCTGCTCGAGTCACCGCGGGTGAACGCGATCAGCTTCGTGGGCTCGACCCCGATCGCCCGGTCGATCTACCAGCGGGCCTCGGCTGCGGGCAAGCGCGTGCAGGCGCTCGGCGGCGCGAAGAACCACATGGTCGTGATGCCGGATGCCGACATCGACGCCGCGGCCGACGCCGCCGTCTCGGCCGCCTACGGTTCGGCCGGAGAACGCTGCATGGCCGTGTCGGTGCTGGTCGCGGTCGGCGACATCGCCGACGACCTGGTCGCAGCCATCGCCTCGCGCATCGAGGGCCTGACGATCGGTGCGGGCACGGATGCCGCGAGCGAGATGGGTCCGCTCATCACGCGCGAGCACCGCGACCGCGTCGCCTCGTACGTCACCGGAGCCGCCGCAGAGGGCGCGACGGTCGTGGTCGACGGCACGACGACGCAGTTCGACTCGGAGGGCTTCTTCATCGGAGTCAGCCTGATCGATCAGGTCGCTCCGGGGATGAAGGTCTACGACGACGAAATCTTCGGCCCGGTGCTCTCGGTGGTTCGCGTCGAGACGTACGCCGAGGCCGTCGAGCTCGTCAACGCCAACGCATACGGCAACGGCACTGCCATCTTCACGCGCGACGGCGGCACCGCCCGTCAGTACGAGTTCGACATCGAGGTCGGCATGGTCGGCGTCAACGTGCCGATCCCCGTGCCGATCGGCGCCTACTCGTTCGGCGGCTGGAAGGACTCCCTGTTCGGCGACTCGCACATCTACGGCCCCGAGTCGGTGCACTTCTACACTCGGTCGAAGGTGGTCACCACGCGCTGGCCCGACCACACGCCCTCGCAGATCGACCTGGGCTTCCCGAGCAACCACTGA
- a CDS encoding acyl-CoA dehydrogenase family protein, with amino-acid sequence MSTFDPTAYLPDDLIERIRERAPIHDSENTFPEQDLDELRDAGYLSILVPADRGGAGLGLAEAATLQQRLATAAPATALAINMHLVWTGVAKVFSDRGVPGLEFVQDGAVAGEVFAFGISEGGNDLVLFGSDTDAVPTADGGYAFTGTKIFTSLAPVWTKLGLHGLDTTSADAPKLVFAFVDRTDAVVTGDDWDTLGMRGTQSRTTRLDAATADAAHVVRRIDPGPNPDPIVFGIFSVFEILLASVYTGIARRALDLAVLAAQKRRSKKTGAAYSQDPDIRWRIADMGLAYDALPPQIATLARDVDEKVDNGARWFTLLSGVKHRAISMSKHVVDQAMLVAGGGSYFSSNELSRLYRDVLAGAFHPSDPESAHSTAASAWLGPLDS; translated from the coding sequence GTGAGCACGTTCGACCCGACCGCGTATCTTCCCGACGACCTCATCGAGCGCATCCGCGAGCGGGCTCCGATCCACGACAGCGAGAACACGTTCCCCGAACAGGATCTCGACGAGCTGCGCGACGCCGGCTACCTGTCGATCCTCGTTCCCGCCGACCGCGGGGGCGCGGGTCTCGGGCTCGCCGAGGCTGCGACCCTGCAGCAGCGCCTCGCGACCGCCGCCCCCGCGACGGCGCTCGCGATCAACATGCACCTCGTGTGGACGGGCGTCGCCAAGGTCTTCTCCGACCGCGGAGTGCCCGGCCTCGAGTTCGTGCAGGACGGCGCGGTGGCCGGCGAGGTCTTCGCGTTCGGCATCAGTGAGGGCGGCAACGACCTGGTGCTGTTCGGCAGCGACACCGATGCCGTGCCCACCGCTGACGGCGGCTACGCCTTCACCGGCACGAAGATCTTCACCTCGCTCGCGCCGGTCTGGACGAAGCTCGGACTGCACGGACTCGACACCACGAGCGCCGACGCCCCGAAGCTCGTCTTCGCCTTCGTCGACCGCACCGATGCGGTCGTCACGGGTGACGACTGGGACACCCTCGGCATGCGGGGCACCCAGAGCCGCACGACCCGACTCGACGCTGCCACGGCGGATGCCGCACACGTGGTGCGCCGCATCGATCCGGGCCCCAACCCCGACCCCATCGTCTTCGGCATCTTCTCGGTCTTCGAGATCCTGCTCGCCTCGGTCTACACGGGTATCGCCCGACGCGCACTCGACCTCGCCGTGCTCGCCGCGCAGAAGCGCCGCTCGAAGAAGACCGGTGCCGCGTACAGCCAGGACCCCGACATCCGCTGGCGCATCGCCGACATGGGCCTCGCGTACGACGCCCTTCCTCCGCAGATCGCCACGCTCGCGCGCGATGTCGACGAGAAGGTCGACAACGGCGCCCGGTGGTTCACCCTGCTCTCGGGCGTCAAGCACCGGGCGATCTCGATGTCGAAGCACGTCGTCGACCAGGCGATGCTGGTCGCCGGCGGTGGCTCGTACTTCTCCTCGAACGAGCTGTCGCGGCTCTACCGTGATGTGCTCGCAGGGGCCTTCCACCCGTCCGACCCCGAGTCGGCGCACTCCACCGCGGCGAGCGCCTGGCTCGGTCCGCTGGATTCCTGA
- a CDS encoding 3-oxoacyl-ACP reductase — MTIDLTQRLKDRVAIITGGASGIGFATAQRFAAEGAFVVIADVDPATGEAAAAEVGGVFRPVDVADEAMVNTLFDGVAAEFGRIDIAFNNAGISPADDDSIETTELPAWDRVQDVNLKSVYLCSRAALRHMVPAGRGSIINTASFVALLGSATSQISYTASKGGVLAMSRELGVQFARQGVRVNALCPGPVNTPLLQELFAKDPERAQRRLVHVPMGRFAEPSELAAAVAFLASDDSSFITASAFVVDGGITNAYVTPL; from the coding sequence ATGACCATCGATCTGACCCAGCGCCTCAAGGACCGCGTCGCCATCATCACGGGTGGCGCGAGTGGAATCGGCTTCGCCACCGCCCAGCGCTTCGCCGCCGAGGGCGCGTTCGTCGTCATCGCCGACGTCGACCCCGCCACGGGCGAAGCGGCAGCGGCCGAGGTGGGCGGCGTGTTCCGCCCGGTCGACGTCGCCGACGAGGCCATGGTCAACACGCTCTTCGACGGGGTCGCCGCCGAGTTCGGACGCATCGACATCGCGTTCAACAACGCCGGGATCTCGCCCGCCGACGACGACTCGATCGAGACGACCGAGCTGCCGGCCTGGGATCGCGTGCAGGACGTGAACCTCAAGAGCGTGTACCTGTGCAGCCGCGCCGCGCTTCGTCACATGGTGCCGGCAGGTCGAGGGTCGATCATCAACACGGCCTCCTTCGTGGCGCTGCTGGGCTCGGCGACCTCGCAGATCAGCTACACCGCGTCGAAGGGCGGCGTGCTCGCGATGTCGCGCGAACTCGGCGTGCAGTTCGCCCGGCAGGGTGTGCGCGTCAACGCGCTGTGCCCCGGACCGGTGAACACCCCGCTGCTGCAGGAGCTCTTCGCGAAAGATCCCGAGCGCGCGCAGCGCCGACTCGTGCACGTGCCGATGGGGCGCTTCGCCGAACCGTCGGAGCTGGCGGCGGCCGTGGCCTTCCTCGCCTCGGACGACTCATCGTTCATCACCGCCAGTGCCTTCGTCGTCGACGGCGGCATCACCAACGCCTACGTCACCCCGCTGTGA
- a CDS encoding PucR family transcriptional regulator, translating to MSERSEISRGRTDRPTLGIHLTVADVLAEPAVQAGEPDVLVGGGALDAAVRWVHVSDSVGVARLLDGGELLLTTGAGWPYDDGELRTFASSLHRAGTAGIVFELSAARPAVPQPVIDVCATVGLALVALTREVKFVAVTESVHHALIAAQTQALHERQHLHELFTALSLQGAPADVVVSETARALGAPVILENLAREVIAAEGLGMPIAEVLDRRGGAEQVPVQARGVRWGALLALPGPAHPAGRVTVLEQGATALAFGCIADGGDAEWSLLAQRAVIDDLLGARFARADDIDARLRAGGFALAGRQCHGIVARGTASISELAYRARQAGFAVVASRVDDDDVALLSLSASAVLSDEVLLRIAGPDRAVFVGPVADDVIGLLASLRAARDLADSDRAEAGARVRRVDDRPLERLVATLRDDRRLHEHSERMLAPLIRHDQERRGDLLDVLAALVAHPGNRSAAAAASHLSRSVFYQRLTLIGDLLGADLDDGETIAALHLALLARRRTAASA from the coding sequence GTGTCAGAACGTAGCGAGATCAGCCGTGGCCGGACAGATCGTCCGACGCTGGGCATCCATCTCACGGTCGCCGACGTACTGGCCGAGCCCGCGGTGCAGGCCGGCGAGCCCGACGTGCTCGTCGGAGGTGGGGCATTGGATGCCGCGGTGCGGTGGGTGCACGTCTCCGACAGTGTCGGCGTCGCGCGTCTGCTCGACGGCGGTGAGCTGCTGCTGACGACGGGTGCCGGATGGCCGTATGACGACGGAGAGCTGCGCACCTTCGCGTCGAGCCTGCATCGAGCGGGCACCGCCGGGATCGTCTTCGAGCTGAGTGCGGCCCGCCCAGCCGTGCCGCAGCCGGTCATCGACGTCTGCGCGACGGTGGGTCTCGCCCTCGTCGCCCTCACCCGCGAGGTGAAGTTCGTCGCCGTGACCGAGTCCGTGCACCACGCCCTGATCGCCGCGCAGACGCAGGCGCTGCACGAGCGACAGCATCTGCACGAGCTGTTCACCGCGCTGAGCCTGCAGGGGGCGCCCGCCGATGTCGTGGTCTCCGAGACCGCCAGGGCTCTCGGTGCGCCGGTGATCCTCGAGAATCTCGCGCGCGAGGTGATCGCCGCCGAGGGTCTCGGGATGCCGATCGCCGAGGTGCTCGACCGGCGGGGCGGCGCCGAGCAGGTTCCCGTGCAGGCGAGAGGAGTGCGCTGGGGTGCGCTTCTCGCGCTTCCCGGCCCCGCACATCCCGCCGGCCGCGTCACCGTGCTCGAGCAGGGGGCGACGGCACTCGCGTTCGGCTGCATCGCCGACGGCGGTGACGCGGAATGGTCGCTGCTCGCACAGCGGGCCGTGATCGACGACCTGCTCGGCGCGCGGTTCGCCAGGGCAGACGACATCGACGCCCGCCTGCGCGCAGGAGGATTCGCGCTCGCGGGGCGCCAGTGCCACGGGATCGTCGCCCGGGGCACGGCGTCGATCAGTGAACTCGCGTATCGCGCACGGCAGGCGGGCTTCGCCGTGGTCGCCTCCCGCGTGGACGACGACGACGTCGCGCTGCTCTCGCTGTCGGCATCCGCGGTGCTGTCCGACGAGGTGCTGCTGCGCATCGCCGGCCCCGATCGCGCCGTCTTCGTGGGACCCGTCGCCGACGACGTCATCGGCCTGCTCGCCTCGCTGCGCGCCGCACGCGACCTCGCCGACAGCGACAGGGCCGAGGCGGGGGCGAGGGTGCGTCGCGTCGATGATCGCCCGCTCGAACGCCTTGTCGCCACGCTGCGCGACGACCGCCGACTGCACGAGCACAGCGAGCGGATGCTGGCACCGCTGATCCGCCATGACCAGGAGCGCCGAGGTGACCTGCTCGACGTGCTCGCGGCTCTCGTCGCCCACCCGGGCAACCGCTCGGCGGCGGCGGCAGCGAGTCACCTGTCGCGGTCTGTGTTCTATCAGCGTCTCACCCTGATCGGCGATCTGCTGGGTGCCGACCTCGACGACGGCGAGACGATCGCGGCGCTGCACCTGGCCCTGCTCGCGCGGCGGCGCACCGCGGCATCCGCCTGA
- a CDS encoding FadR/GntR family transcriptional regulator produces MSEHPSDGDLVGVRRAVYRPLRRGNALEDAVARLVQTIRLGVVAPGESLPPERELAASFGVSRDTVREAIRELADTGYLVPKRGRYGGTFVADPLPQPSDAGAVTAAEIDDVLGLRRVLETGAVRAAAGRTLDAATRADLWARHEAALPAGPEEYRRLDTLLHLAIAEAAGIPSLVALVAENRADVNAWLDTFPLMPRNIQHSGEQHERIVTAILAGRPDVAEAAMRDHLAGSEALLRGFLI; encoded by the coding sequence ATGAGCGAGCACCCTTCCGACGGCGATCTCGTCGGGGTGCGCCGGGCGGTCTACCGTCCGCTGCGCCGGGGCAACGCCCTCGAGGATGCGGTCGCTCGCCTCGTGCAGACCATCCGTCTCGGCGTGGTCGCGCCGGGGGAGTCGCTGCCACCCGAGCGCGAGCTCGCGGCATCCTTCGGAGTGAGCCGCGACACGGTGCGCGAGGCGATCCGCGAGCTCGCGGACACCGGGTACCTGGTGCCCAAGCGCGGTCGGTACGGCGGCACGTTCGTCGCGGACCCGTTGCCGCAGCCATCGGATGCCGGTGCGGTGACCGCCGCCGAGATCGACGACGTGCTGGGCCTTCGCCGGGTGCTCGAGACCGGCGCCGTGCGTGCGGCTGCGGGTCGCACTCTGGATGCGGCGACGCGCGCCGACCTGTGGGCACGGCACGAGGCCGCGCTTCCGGCTGGCCCAGAGGAGTACCGCCGCCTCGACACCCTGCTGCACCTCGCGATCGCCGAGGCCGCCGGCATCCCGTCGCTCGTCGCGCTGGTCGCCGAGAACCGGGCGGATGTCAACGCGTGGCTCGACACGTTCCCTCTGATGCCCAGGAACATCCAGCACTCGGGCGAGCAGCACGAGCGCATCGTCACGGCGATCCTGGCCGGGCGCCCCGACGTCGCCGAGGCTGCGATGCGCGATCACCTCGCCGGGTCTGAAGCGCTGCTGCGCGGATTCCTGATCTGA
- a CDS encoding aspartate aminotransferase family protein — protein sequence MSTQRTTPSEAELQAMAKDHLWMHFTRQSTMEKSGVPIIVKGDGHRIWDSKGKEYFDGLAGLFVVNAGHGRRRLAEAAAKQASELSFFPLWSYAHPAAIELADRLADEAPGDLNRVFFSTGGGEAVETAFKLAKHYWKLMGKPTKHKVISRSVAYHGTPQGALAITGIPAMKSMFEPVTPGGFRVPNTNFYRAAEMGGPSDDLEAFGRWAADRIEEMILFEGADTVAAVFLEPVQNSGGCFPPPPGYFARVREICDRHDVLLVSDEVICAFGRLGHTFACTGLGYVPDMITCAKGMTSGYSPIGATVISDRIYEPFSKGDVSFPHGYTFGGHPVSAAVALENLAIFDEEGLNERVRENSPLFRAELETLLDLPIVGDVRGDGYFFGIELVKDKATRETFDDDESERLLRGFLSPALFEAGLYCRADDRGDPVIQLAPPLTVGPAEFREIGQILRSVLTDAQSVL from the coding sequence ATGAGCACGCAACGCACGACTCCGTCCGAGGCCGAACTGCAGGCCATGGCCAAGGACCACCTGTGGATGCACTTCACACGGCAGTCGACCATGGAGAAGAGCGGTGTGCCGATCATCGTCAAGGGCGACGGCCACCGCATCTGGGACTCGAAGGGCAAGGAGTACTTCGACGGTCTCGCCGGGCTCTTCGTCGTGAACGCCGGCCACGGGCGCCGGCGGCTTGCCGAGGCCGCAGCGAAGCAGGCATCCGAGCTGTCGTTCTTCCCGCTGTGGTCGTATGCGCACCCCGCGGCCATCGAGCTCGCAGATCGCCTGGCCGATGAGGCACCCGGCGACCTCAACCGCGTGTTCTTCTCGACCGGAGGCGGCGAGGCGGTCGAGACCGCGTTCAAGCTCGCGAAGCACTACTGGAAGCTGATGGGCAAGCCCACCAAGCACAAGGTCATCTCGCGCTCGGTCGCCTACCACGGCACCCCGCAGGGTGCGCTGGCCATCACCGGCATCCCGGCGATGAAGTCGATGTTCGAGCCCGTCACGCCCGGCGGTTTCCGGGTTCCGAACACCAACTTCTACCGAGCAGCCGAGATGGGTGGCCCGAGCGACGACCTCGAGGCCTTCGGGCGCTGGGCCGCCGACCGCATCGAGGAGATGATCCTGTTCGAGGGCGCAGACACGGTCGCCGCTGTCTTCCTCGAGCCGGTGCAGAACTCGGGCGGATGCTTCCCGCCGCCTCCCGGATACTTCGCCCGGGTGCGCGAGATCTGCGACCGGCACGACGTGCTGCTCGTCTCCGACGAGGTCATCTGCGCGTTCGGCCGCCTCGGCCACACCTTCGCGTGCACCGGTCTCGGCTACGTGCCCGACATGATCACGTGCGCCAAGGGCATGACCAGCGGCTACTCGCCGATCGGTGCGACCGTCATCAGCGACCGCATCTACGAGCCGTTCTCAAAGGGCGACGTGTCGTTCCCGCACGGGTACACGTTCGGCGGACACCCCGTCTCGGCGGCGGTCGCTCTCGAGAACCTCGCCATCTTCGACGAAGAGGGCCTCAACGAGCGGGTGCGCGAGAACTCGCCCCTGTTCCGAGCCGAGCTCGAGACCCTGCTCGACCTGCCCATCGTCGGCGACGTCCGCGGCGACGGCTACTTCTTCGGCATCGAGCTCGTGAAAGACAAGGCGACGCGCGAGACGTTCGACGACGACGAGTCCGAGCGGCTGCTGCGCGGCTTCCTCTCGCCCGCACTGTTCGAGGCCGGGCTCTACTGCCGCGCCGACGACCGCGGAGACCCCGTGATCCAGCTGGCTCCGCCGCTCACGGTGGGCCCCGCCGAGTTCCGCGAGATCGGGCAGATCCTGCGCAGCGTGCTCACCGACGCGCAGTCGGTGCTCTGA